From the genome of Vibrio gangliei, one region includes:
- the proW gene encoding glycine betaine/L-proline ABC transporter permease ProW, whose translation MTTETSVSAAQAADPWASAAATTSSDPWATASSAESTTSWLSNTPTQPVEPSIDWAHPFKDAVIPFDHWVETGLNWLVAHGRPVFQAVRVPIDFILTSFQTALVSTPSLIMMAILVLIAWQLAGKKMGFATLASLAIIGFIGAWDEAMVTLALVLTSVFFCLLIGLPMGIWLARSDSAAKVIRPILDAMQTTPAFVYLVPIVMLFGIGNVPGVVVTIIFALPPIVRLTILGIQQVPEELIEAGHSFGASPKQMLYRIQLPLATPTIMAGVNQTLMLSLSMVVIASMIAVGGLGQMVLRGIGRLDMGLAAVGGLGIVILAILLDRLTQTIGVSARDKKTKWYESGPASLIYKLVKPKETNQLSSSKQASSK comes from the coding sequence ATGACGACTGAAACAAGTGTAAGTGCAGCACAAGCTGCCGATCCGTGGGCCTCTGCCGCGGCAACCACATCAAGCGATCCTTGGGCAACCGCCAGCTCAGCAGAAAGCACAACTTCATGGCTGAGCAATACGCCAACACAGCCCGTTGAACCCAGCATTGATTGGGCACACCCATTTAAAGATGCGGTGATCCCGTTTGACCATTGGGTTGAGACCGGCTTGAACTGGTTAGTTGCGCATGGTCGCCCAGTATTCCAAGCCGTGCGAGTACCGATCGACTTTATTTTAACGTCTTTCCAAACCGCCTTAGTGTCAACACCGTCTTTAATCATGATGGCGATCTTAGTGCTGATAGCTTGGCAATTGGCGGGTAAAAAAATGGGCTTTGCCACGTTAGCTTCCCTAGCCATTATTGGTTTTATAGGCGCATGGGATGAAGCTATGGTGACGCTCGCCCTCGTTCTCACCTCGGTTTTCTTCTGCTTATTAATTGGCTTACCAATGGGGATTTGGCTGGCACGCAGTGATTCGGCCGCCAAAGTGATTCGCCCTATATTGGATGCAATGCAAACCACACCAGCGTTTGTGTACTTAGTACCCATCGTCATGCTGTTTGGTATCGGTAACGTACCGGGCGTTGTGGTAACGATCATCTTCGCCCTACCGCCGATCGTGCGTTTGACCATTCTTGGTATTCAGCAAGTACCAGAAGAATTGATCGAAGCGGGTCACTCATTTGGCGCTAGCCCGAAACAAATGCTGTACCGCATTCAGCTGCCACTGGCGACGCCAACCATTATGGCTGGTGTTAACCAAACCTTAATGTTGTCGCTGTCTATGGTGGTTATCGCTTCTATGATCGCGGTAGGTGGCTTAGGTCAAATGGTATTGCGAGGCATTGGCCGCCTAGATATGGGCCTTGCCGCAGTCGGTGGTTTAGGCATTGTGATTTTGGCTATCTTGTTGGATCGCTTAACGCAAACCATTGGGGTTTCAGCGCGTGATAAGAAAACCAAATGGTATGAATCAGGCCCTGCGTCATTGATTTATAAGTTGGTGAAGCCGAAAGAAACCAATCAGCTTTCATCGAGCAAACAGGCGTCTAGCAAATAA
- the proV gene encoding glycine betaine/L-proline ABC transporter ATP-binding protein ProV, producing the protein MTTKLEVKNLYKVFGETPEDAFPLIEKGLEKDEIFEKTGLTVGVKDVSLSINEGEIFVIMGLSGSGKSTLVRLLNRLIEPTKGHVYLNGQDIAVISPEELRQVRRNNISMVFQNFALMPHMSVLENAAFGLELAGVDLDKRNDAARNALARVGLESQCDSYPDELSGGMKQRVGLARALATDPDILLMDEAFSALDPLIRTEMQDELIRLQNDDRRTIVFISHDLDEAMRIGDRIAIMQNGVVVQVGTPDDILQNPANDYVESFFSGVNVADVYSAKDIARKKPAAVFKKGETDGPAAALQILSDQDRDYGVVIDKGNKYSGIVSQDSLKTAYKEKRPLSSALLKDTISLDADTPVSELISKVAEVPYAVPVVSEDGFYHGVITKTRLLQTLDRE; encoded by the coding sequence ATGACCACCAAATTAGAAGTAAAAAACCTCTATAAAGTGTTTGGAGAAACGCCGGAAGATGCTTTCCCATTAATAGAAAAAGGCCTAGAGAAAGACGAAATTTTTGAAAAAACTGGGCTGACTGTCGGTGTGAAAGATGTTTCTCTTTCCATCAACGAAGGCGAAATTTTCGTCATCATGGGCCTGTCGGGTTCGGGTAAATCAACATTAGTACGTTTACTCAACCGTTTAATTGAGCCAACCAAAGGCCATGTTTATCTCAACGGTCAAGATATTGCCGTTATCTCACCAGAAGAATTACGTCAGGTACGCCGTAATAATATCAGTATGGTTTTCCAAAACTTCGCCCTAATGCCACACATGAGCGTGCTCGAAAATGCTGCTTTTGGCTTGGAATTAGCGGGCGTTGATTTGGATAAGCGTAATGATGCAGCTCGCAATGCCCTAGCGCGTGTGGGACTTGAAAGCCAATGTGATTCATACCCAGATGAGCTATCTGGCGGTATGAAGCAGCGTGTTGGCCTAGCTCGTGCACTGGCAACCGACCCAGATATTCTGCTAATGGATGAGGCCTTTTCAGCGCTCGACCCATTGATTCGTACTGAAATGCAAGATGAGTTGATCCGCCTACAAAACGATGACCGTCGCACCATCGTATTCATCTCACACGATTTAGATGAAGCCATGCGCATCGGTGACCGTATTGCCATCATGCAAAATGGTGTTGTTGTGCAAGTAGGTACACCAGATGACATTTTGCAAAACCCAGCCAACGATTATGTGGAATCTTTCTTTAGTGGCGTTAATGTTGCTGACGTTTATTCCGCCAAAGATATTGCTCGTAAAAAACCCGCTGCAGTATTTAAGAAAGGTGAAACCGATGGCCCGGCAGCCGCACTGCAAATCCTATCGGATCAAGATCGTGACTATGGTGTTGTGATCGACAAAGGAAATAAGTATTCCGGCATTGTGTCGCAAGACTCTCTCAAAACAGCCTACAAAGAAAAACGTCCTCTTAGCAGCGCATTGCTAAAAGACACCATTTCTTTGGATGCGGACACGCCTGTGAGTGAATTAATCAGCAAAGTTGCCGAAGTACCTTACGCGGTACCTGTGGTATCCGAAGATGGTTTTTATCACGGTGTGATCACCAAAACCCGCCTGCTGCAAACTTTAGATAGAGAGTAA